In Nostoc sp. UHCC 0926, a single genomic region encodes these proteins:
- the ubiE gene encoding bifunctional demethylmenaquinone methyltransferase/2-methoxy-6-polyprenyl-1,4-benzoquinol methylase UbiE encodes MTNEIQSIFNRIAPVYDQLNDWLSLGQHRIWKEMAVKWSAAKLGDTTLDLCCGSGDLALRLARRVGATGQVYGVDFSPNLLETASLRSQRQYPQPAITWVEADVLNLPFDDNQFDAATMGYGLRNVKDIPRSLQELYRVLKPGAKAAILDFHRPSNLQLRTFQQWYLDGFVVPVANYLGLKEEYAYISPSLDRFPIGKEQIELARQVGFAVATHYPIVNGMMGVLVVSKF; translated from the coding sequence ATGACTAACGAAATTCAATCCATTTTTAACCGTATTGCTCCAGTTTATGACCAGTTGAACGACTGGTTGAGTTTAGGACAGCATCGAATATGGAAGGAAATGGCAGTTAAATGGAGTGCAGCAAAATTAGGTGATACTACATTAGATTTGTGTTGCGGTAGTGGTGATTTAGCCTTACGTTTGGCACGGCGTGTAGGGGCAACAGGACAGGTGTACGGAGTAGATTTTTCCCCAAACCTGCTAGAAACTGCTTCATTACGTTCCCAAAGGCAGTACCCTCAACCTGCTATCACCTGGGTAGAAGCCGATGTGCTCAATTTACCCTTTGATGACAACCAATTTGATGCCGCAACAATGGGCTATGGTTTAAGAAATGTTAAAGATATTCCCCGTAGTCTCCAAGAGTTATACCGTGTTTTGAAGCCGGGTGCTAAAGCCGCAATTTTAGACTTTCATCGACCGAGTAATCTTCAGCTACGTACCTTTCAGCAGTGGTATTTGGACGGTTTCGTGGTCCCAGTTGCCAATTATTTAGGTTTAAAAGAAGAATATGCTTACATCAGTCCCAGCTTAGACCGTTTTCCCATCGGAAAAGAGCAAATAGAGTTAGCACGTCAAGTTGGTTTTGCTGTTGCCACACACTACCCCATCGTGAACGGTATGATGGGAGTGCTGGTAGTCAGCAAATTTTAG
- a CDS encoding response regulator translates to MDKASLEIDKVQYQVMTLERSKKLKILVVDDEPDNLDLLYRTFRRDFNVLKADSGVNALEVLAAEGEVAVIISDQRMPQMKGTEFLSKTVPQFPDTVRIILTGFTDIEDLVEAINAGQVYKYITKPWDPGELKAVVQRAAETYDLLKQRTEELRRAHAEMALLSVLVQVTQAASSLEETLAPIARAVSQTFGAEGCILQLTDGNTLVATQGTYSDTGTIENWLSLDPLTREAIATGQMQVSLNVPKDTKLVDAIHYYNTGVQAHLVIPISYRNELLGVLSLQWKQPCTLREDELMLINLSAELLAIALTSSAYHQTIV, encoded by the coding sequence ATGGATAAGGCCAGTCTCGAAATTGATAAAGTCCAATATCAAGTGATGACTCTCGAACGCTCAAAAAAGCTCAAAATCCTGGTAGTTGACGATGAGCCAGATAATCTCGATTTGCTTTATCGCACCTTTCGACGCGACTTTAATGTTCTGAAAGCTGATAGTGGGGTGAACGCCCTAGAAGTTTTGGCAGCAGAAGGGGAGGTAGCGGTGATTATCTCCGATCAACGGATGCCACAAATGAAAGGAACTGAGTTTCTCAGCAAGACTGTACCTCAGTTTCCCGATACCGTAAGGATAATTCTCACTGGATTTACTGATATTGAAGACTTGGTAGAGGCGATTAATGCCGGACAAGTCTACAAATATATTACCAAGCCTTGGGACCCAGGGGAACTGAAGGCAGTGGTGCAAAGAGCAGCAGAAACTTACGACTTGCTCAAGCAACGTACAGAAGAATTACGCCGTGCTCATGCTGAAATGGCGCTGCTGAGTGTTTTGGTACAGGTAACTCAAGCAGCTTCTAGCTTAGAGGAAACTCTCGCTCCAATTGCTAGGGCTGTGAGTCAGACTTTTGGAGCAGAAGGCTGTATATTACAACTTACAGATGGAAATACTCTGGTTGCGACTCAAGGAACTTACAGCGATACAGGTACAATAGAGAATTGGCTATCTCTTGACCCACTAACAAGGGAAGCGATCGCCACCGGGCAAATGCAAGTTTCCTTAAATGTACCTAAAGACACTAAATTAGTTGATGCTATTCACTACTACAACACGGGTGTGCAAGCACATTTAGTTATCCCAATTAGCTACCGTAATGAACTTTTGGGTGTATTATCGCTACAGTGGAAACAACCCTGCACTTTACGAGAAGATGAATTAATGCTAATTAATTTATCAGCCGAACTGCTGGCGATCGCTCTTACTAGTAGTGCTTACCATCAAACCATTGTCTAG
- a CDS encoding RuBisCO accumulation factor 1 — protein sequence MTDLPPNAQNPEENTTNDVAQELLRRLRQKQGNWVEWGTAIASLLKTGYNPQDIFEATGFEPIQQNQVVVGSQVYNSLENSGVSEETRSHYAIRGSDVLYELRLLTQEERAAAAELIFVHKIDADEVKEVAKAIKEFSYFRTLPEGFSAHPGDAVAHQVWKLARQNADLQQRSRLIAKGLRFAHTPAARQKIEQLLTDFTTVPQRPAPILPFYRLEFEEQLPRILPVVGELPLSRQDLQAVPIVTEIEPFRLVKFSGEQAWVPLPGWQVLLAAEDPVVILANSDRFPIQTQTQIGPVVVVVDRAQRQWDASSYFVVENGSELDFQWFETEPEIPLLGQIIIIIRPKKILDEELTKDSWQIDE from the coding sequence ATGACTGATCTACCACCCAACGCTCAGAATCCCGAAGAAAATACTACCAACGATGTAGCACAAGAATTACTGCGAAGGCTGAGGCAAAAACAAGGCAACTGGGTGGAATGGGGAACGGCGATCGCCTCATTGCTAAAAACCGGTTACAATCCCCAAGACATTTTTGAGGCGACTGGATTTGAGCCGATTCAACAAAATCAGGTGGTTGTTGGTTCCCAAGTTTACAATTCTTTAGAAAACTCTGGAGTATCGGAAGAAACGCGATCGCACTACGCCATACGCGGCAGTGATGTTTTATACGAACTGCGTTTGCTTACCCAAGAAGAACGCGCCGCCGCCGCCGAACTGATCTTCGTCCACAAAATCGATGCCGATGAGGTGAAGGAAGTCGCAAAAGCAATTAAAGAGTTCTCCTATTTCCGCACTTTGCCAGAAGGGTTTTCTGCTCATCCGGGAGATGCTGTTGCTCACCAAGTTTGGAAACTGGCACGTCAAAATGCAGATTTACAACAGCGATCGCGCCTGATTGCCAAAGGTTTGCGTTTTGCTCACACGCCAGCAGCAAGGCAAAAAATCGAACAGCTACTGACTGATTTTACTACCGTTCCCCAGCGCCCAGCGCCAATTTTACCCTTTTACCGCCTGGAATTTGAAGAACAATTACCCCGAATTTTGCCCGTGGTAGGCGAGTTGCCATTATCACGGCAAGACTTGCAAGCTGTGCCCATAGTCACAGAAATTGAACCATTTCGCCTAGTCAAGTTTTCTGGAGAGCAAGCTTGGGTACCATTACCAGGTTGGCAAGTGCTGTTGGCAGCGGAAGATCCAGTAGTGATTTTAGCGAATAGTGATCGCTTCCCCATCCAAACCCAAACCCAAATAGGGCCCGTTGTAGTTGTGGTAGATCGTGCCCAACGACAATGGGATGCCTCCAGCTATTTTGTCGTTGAAAATGGTAGTGAATTAGATTTTCAGTGGTTTGAAACTGAGCCAGAAATTCCTCTACTAGGACAAATTATTATCATTATTCGTCCTAAGAAAATTCTGGATGAAGAATTAACTAAGGATTCCTGGCAGATTGACGAATAA
- the aqpZ gene encoding aquaporin Z: protein MSLTKRCLAEFIGTFWLVLGGCGSAVLAAAYTEDAAKISENTSFPLGIGLVGVSLAFGLTVLTGAYAFGHISGGHFNPAVSFGLWAGKRFPGSDLLPYILSQVIGAVVAGGIIYLIASGKTGFTLTGFNPLATNGYGTHSPGGYTLFACLITEVVMTFMFLLIILGVTDSRAPQGFAPLAIGFGLTLIHLISIPVTNTSVNPARSTGVALFAGVELFSQVWLFWIAPIFGAILAGWLYVAIFSESTVEER, encoded by the coding sequence ATGTCTCTCACGAAACGTTGTTTGGCCGAATTTATCGGTACATTCTGGCTTGTTTTAGGTGGCTGTGGTAGTGCTGTTCTAGCCGCCGCCTACACAGAAGATGCTGCAAAAATCAGCGAGAATACTTCTTTTCCATTGGGTATTGGATTAGTAGGTGTATCACTGGCATTTGGGCTTACTGTCCTCACAGGGGCTTATGCTTTTGGTCATATTTCTGGTGGTCATTTCAACCCGGCTGTTTCGTTTGGACTATGGGCGGGTAAGCGCTTTCCGGGGTCTGACTTACTACCTTACATCCTCTCTCAAGTGATCGGCGCAGTTGTTGCTGGGGGCATTATCTACCTGATTGCTAGCGGCAAAACTGGATTTACGCTGACTGGCTTCAACCCATTGGCTACCAACGGCTATGGTACTCATTCTCCAGGTGGTTACACGCTGTTTGCTTGCCTGATTACTGAAGTTGTGATGACTTTCATGTTTCTGCTGATTATTCTGGGTGTGACTGATAGCCGCGCTCCTCAAGGATTTGCACCACTGGCAATTGGTTTTGGACTCACCTTGATTCACCTAATCAGCATTCCTGTAACCAATACCTCGGTTAATCCTGCTCGTAGTACTGGAGTTGCTCTATTTGCAGGTGTAGAACTCTTTTCGCAAGTCTGGCTGTTCTGGATAGCTCCTATCTTCGGGGCTATTTTAGCAGGATGGTTATACGTAGCTATCTTTAGTGAATCAACTGTGGAAGAACGGTAA
- a CDS encoding ATP-dependent helicase has translation MSDSKFTASVAQESLHSELSERSPLPNLREKILAIRDGLRPGQQQMADWQSGPLAISAVPGAGKSTGMAAAAAIAIARQYERSSSRRHLVVVTFTRSAAANIKAKIRKDLKKLSLPQMGFFVYTLHGLALNIASRHSDLSGLQLENVTLITPTQSHRFIRTAVEQWIANNPGIYLRLLEGHQFDGEETERLRRQSVLRTEVLPELANTVIHEAKSSGISPEKLREWSKQTTDEYAILSVAAGLYEQYQNLMRSRDFIDYDDMILAALRVLENDSARRIEQNQVFAVFEDEAQDSSPLQTQLLEILASDGGYEGDNSCTDAINRVSPHSALNLVRVGDPNQAINSTFTPADPIYFRQFCEECDRIKRLATMDQAGRSTRIIIEAANFALKWINNQSLAKTNNGQQTPDNRQVPFRLQTIRPVEVGDPQNNANPAPTGRGLELYTPRDIHHTVELLSQRVIELFGEDPTQNSAAILVRENRQGRWLAEALTPVCKEHNIILYDVGERDRRSHVPQEILALLQFCDRPHSPDYLKAALEALVQRQLIPTQDLNALASLPEEFLYPGPLAAPQSETVQKAARLCRSLLRARLELPLYQLISFLALTLNYDQAELATADKLAERVNQQIAGNSSMGGMLSALSEIVSSERFEPVETEDSEERYTRCGQLTIITMHKAKGLDWDYVFLPFLHENLIPGRFWVPPQSQFLGDFTLSEVARAQIRAALHGESTIPDVTQAWEQAKHLKISEEYRLLYVAMTRAKRLVWMSAAQKAPFTWSKPDNLQEQAPCPVFPALKRQFPECVVNLAVMTKQV, from the coding sequence ATGTCAGACTCTAAATTTACTGCTTCTGTGGCTCAAGAATCACTCCACTCAGAATTATCTGAGCGATCGCCTCTTCCTAACCTGCGGGAGAAGATTCTAGCAATCCGCGACGGTCTGCGCCCTGGACAACAACAAATGGCTGACTGGCAATCTGGCCCCCTAGCTATTTCTGCCGTTCCTGGCGCAGGCAAATCTACTGGGATGGCGGCGGCGGCGGCGATCGCGATCGCCCGTCAGTATGAACGTTCATCCTCCCGCCGTCACTTGGTGGTTGTCACCTTTACTCGCTCTGCTGCTGCCAATATTAAAGCGAAGATCCGCAAAGACTTAAAGAAATTATCTCTACCTCAGATGGGCTTTTTTGTCTATACCCTACATGGTCTAGCGTTGAATATTGCCAGTCGCCATTCAGATTTATCGGGTTTGCAGTTAGAAAATGTCACATTAATTACACCAACCCAAAGTCACCGCTTTATCCGAACAGCTGTAGAGCAATGGATTGCGAATAATCCAGGAATATATTTGCGGTTATTAGAAGGTCATCAATTTGACGGAGAAGAGACAGAAAGGTTGCGTCGCCAATCAGTGCTGCGAACAGAAGTATTACCGGAATTGGCTAATACGGTAATTCATGAAGCAAAAAGTTCTGGGATATCGCCAGAAAAGTTGCGGGAGTGGAGTAAACAAACCACAGACGAATATGCAATTTTGAGCGTAGCGGCAGGATTGTATGAGCAATATCAAAACTTAATGCGATCGCGTGATTTCATCGACTACGACGATATGATTTTAGCTGCACTGCGGGTTTTGGAAAACGACAGTGCCCGTCGGATCGAGCAAAACCAAGTATTCGCCGTCTTTGAAGACGAAGCCCAAGATTCTAGCCCCCTACAGACGCAGCTGTTAGAAATTTTGGCGAGTGATGGGGGATATGAGGGAGATAACTCCTGTACAGACGCGATTAATCGCGTCTCTCCTCACTCAGCACTCAACTTAGTGCGCGTTGGCGACCCCAACCAAGCGATTAACTCCACCTTCACCCCAGCCGATCCGATTTATTTTCGGCAATTTTGCGAAGAGTGCGATCGCATCAAACGATTAGCAACGATGGATCAAGCCGGTCGTAGTACTAGAATTATCATTGAAGCCGCGAACTTTGCCCTGAAATGGATTAATAATCAGTCCTTAGCAAAAACGAACAACGGACAACAGACTCCTGACAACCGACAAGTACCATTTCGCTTGCAGACAATTCGCCCTGTTGAAGTTGGTGATCCACAAAATAACGCCAACCCAGCACCAACAGGACGAGGATTAGAACTTTATACCCCGCGTGACATTCATCACACCGTTGAATTGTTATCTCAAAGAGTGATCGAGTTATTTGGTGAAGATCCAACACAAAATAGTGCAGCGATTTTAGTGCGAGAAAATCGCCAAGGAAGATGGTTAGCAGAGGCTCTAACACCTGTGTGCAAAGAGCATAATATTATACTTTACGATGTGGGAGAACGCGATCGCCGTTCCCATGTTCCCCAAGAGATTTTAGCATTACTGCAATTTTGCGATCGCCCTCACTCCCCCGATTACCTCAAAGCCGCCTTAGAGGCATTGGTACAGCGCCAATTAATTCCTACCCAAGACCTCAACGCCCTTGCTAGTCTCCCAGAAGAATTTTTGTATCCTGGCCCCTTAGCAGCACCCCAGTCAGAAACAGTCCAAAAAGCCGCTCGTTTGTGTCGCAGTTTACTCCGCGCTCGCTTGGAATTACCCCTGTACCAGCTAATTTCCTTTCTTGCCTTAACCTTAAATTATGACCAGGCAGAATTGGCAACTGCTGACAAACTCGCAGAACGGGTAAACCAGCAGATAGCTGGTAATAGTTCGATGGGGGGAATGCTGTCAGCTTTAAGTGAAATCGTCAGTTCTGAACGGTTTGAACCAGTGGAAACCGAGGATTCGGAAGAACGTTACACTCGTTGCGGTCAACTGACCATTATTACGATGCACAAAGCCAAAGGGCTGGATTGGGACTATGTATTTCTTCCCTTTCTCCACGAAAACTTGATTCCTGGGAGATTTTGGGTTCCTCCCCAAAGCCAGTTCTTAGGGGATTTTACCTTATCAGAGGTAGCCCGCGCCCAAATTCGTGCTGCTCTCCACGGTGAATCTACCATACCAGATGTTACACAAGCATGGGAACAAGCAAAGCATTTGAAAATATCTGAGGAGTACCGTTTACTCTACGTTGCGATGACACGAGCAAAGCGTCTGGTGTGGATGTCAGCGGCGCAGAAAGCCCCCTTTACTTGGAGTAAACCGGACAATTTACAAGAACAAGCGCCTTGTCCGGTTTTTCCAGCATTAAAGCGCCAATTTCCTGAATGTGTAGTGAATTTAGCAGTAATGACCAAACAAGTGTGA
- a CDS encoding DUF1345 domain-containing protein yields MKLNLFKNFDPRPRLIIAVGLAVFVSIILPPLLHLPTRILCAWNFGGDFFLAVTWLKMIKATPEKIRRYAENEYEGHLVIFMLVIAAACASVLAIVFLLNDKKGLSKILLTLHVILSIMTIVGSWLQVHTMFAVQYAHSYYKSINRNNSEEIIRGLDFPHNDNPDYWEFLYYSFVIGMTSQVSDVETTSPDMRRLTLLHSILSFFFNTTILAMSINIIASLI; encoded by the coding sequence GTGAAACTTAATTTATTTAAAAATTTCGACCCCCGCCCCAGACTAATTATTGCTGTCGGACTTGCTGTATTTGTTTCCATAATCCTTCCACCTTTGCTGCACTTACCCACTCGCATTCTTTGCGCTTGGAACTTCGGTGGTGACTTTTTCTTAGCCGTAACGTGGTTGAAAATGATCAAGGCTACCCCAGAAAAAATTCGCCGTTATGCTGAGAATGAATATGAAGGACATTTGGTTATATTCATGTTAGTGATAGCTGCGGCTTGTGCAAGTGTTTTAGCCATTGTGTTTTTACTAAATGATAAAAAAGGGTTGTCAAAAATTCTGCTTACCCTACATGTCATACTTTCAATTATGACCATTGTTGGTTCCTGGTTACAAGTGCATACAATGTTTGCAGTGCAATATGCACACAGCTATTACAAATCTATTAATCGTAATAATAGTGAAGAAATCATCAGAGGTTTAGATTTTCCTCATAACGACAATCCAGATTATTGGGAGTTTTTATATTATTCATTTGTAATTGGCATGACTAGTCAAGTTTCAGATGTGGAGACGACATCACCCGATATGAGGCGCTTGACTCTGTTACATAGCATATTATCCTTCTTTTTCAATACCACTATTTTAGCTATGAGTATTAATATTATTGCATCGCTGATTTAA
- a CDS encoding alanine--glyoxylate aminotransferase family protein yields the protein MTQTISINDSGRLQLTPLEIPSRLLLGPGPSNAHPTVLQAMNTSPVGHLDPAFLALMDEIQSLLRYVWQTENPLTIAVSGTGTAAMEATIANAVEPGDVVLIGVAGYFGNRLVDMAGRYGADVRTITKPWGQVFNLDELQTALKTHRPTILALVHAETSTGARQPLEGVADLCGEFGTLLLVDSVTSLGGVPLFLDAWGVDLAYSCSQKGLGCPPGASPFTMSPRAVEKLQQRQTKVANWYLDMLLLGKYWGAERTYHHTAPINLYYALREALRLLAEEGLANSWQRHQKNVEYLWEGLENLGLSMHVEQEYRLPTLTTVRIPTGVDGKAIARQLLNEHNIEIGGGLGELAGKVWRVGLMGFNSRKESVDQLLAALRQVLPK from the coding sequence ATGACGCAAACAATTTCCATCAACGACTCTGGGCGCTTGCAACTCACACCGCTAGAAATCCCATCCCGTCTACTGTTAGGGCCAGGGCCCTCCAATGCCCATCCTACAGTTCTCCAGGCGATGAATACTTCACCCGTTGGGCATCTTGACCCAGCTTTTCTCGCACTCATGGATGAAATTCAGTCGTTGCTACGCTACGTATGGCAAACAGAAAACCCACTCACCATTGCAGTCAGCGGTACGGGAACAGCCGCAATGGAAGCAACCATCGCCAATGCTGTTGAACCCGGTGATGTAGTTTTGATTGGTGTAGCTGGTTACTTTGGTAATCGCCTTGTGGATATGGCTGGACGTTATGGTGCTGATGTGCGAACCATTACCAAACCTTGGGGACAAGTCTTCAACCTCGATGAACTCCAAACTGCCTTAAAAACTCACCGGCCAACTATTTTAGCTCTAGTTCATGCTGAAACCTCCACCGGCGCACGTCAACCGTTGGAAGGAGTCGCTGATTTGTGTGGTGAATTTGGCACTTTGTTACTAGTGGATTCAGTCACAAGTTTGGGTGGTGTCCCCTTGTTTTTGGATGCTTGGGGAGTTGACCTAGCTTATAGTTGTAGCCAAAAAGGGTTGGGTTGCCCGCCTGGTGCTTCGCCTTTTACAATGAGTCCGCGTGCAGTTGAGAAATTGCAACAGCGGCAAACGAAGGTTGCAAACTGGTATTTGGATATGTTGTTGCTGGGCAAGTATTGGGGTGCTGAACGCACCTATCACCATACAGCACCGATTAATTTATACTATGCACTGCGCGAAGCACTACGTTTACTTGCAGAAGAGGGATTAGCCAACTCCTGGCAGCGGCATCAGAAAAACGTAGAATATCTCTGGGAAGGGTTGGAGAACTTAGGACTGAGTATGCACGTTGAGCAAGAGTATAGACTGCCAACGCTTACTACTGTCCGCATTCCAACAGGGGTAGATGGGAAAGCGATCGCTCGGCAGTTACTCAATGAACATAATATTGAAATTGGCGGTGGTCTTGGCGAACTCGCTGGTAAAGTTTGGCGTGTGGGATTGATGGGCTTTAATAGTCGTAAGGAAAGTGTTGACCAACTTTTAGCAGCACTACGGCAGGTTTTGCCTAAGTAG
- a CDS encoding PEP-CTERM sorting domain-containing protein (PEP-CTERM proteins occur, often in large numbers, in the proteomes of bacteria that also encode an exosortase, a predicted intramembrane cysteine proteinase. The presence of a PEP-CTERM domain at a protein's C-terminus predicts cleavage within the sorting domain, followed by covalent anchoring to some some component of the (usually Gram-negative) cell surface. Many PEP-CTERM proteins exhibit an unusual sequence composition that includes large numbers of potential glycosylation sites. Expression of one such protein has been shown restore the ability of a bacterium to form floc, a type of biofilm.) encodes MTAQSLSVPEPSDLLGLGFLGLLILYKKKLLVNK; translated from the coding sequence TTGACAGCACAAAGCCTCTCTGTCCCAGAACCTTCAGATTTATTAGGATTAGGTTTTCTTGGATTACTAATTTTATACAAAAAGAAGTTACTGGTGAATAAATAA
- a CDS encoding response regulator, with the protein MEPSGTLAGLDILVVEDDNDTRFFITTVLEMDGAKVISVISADAARKVLSELQPDVLISDIGLPGEDGYTFIRKFRALKPKNGGRIPAIALTAYTDSEARICALEGGFDTHVSKPIDPEELVEIVASLVASCNW; encoded by the coding sequence ATGGAACCCTCTGGAACTCTTGCTGGTTTAGATATTCTGGTCGTTGAGGATGATAATGATACTCGCTTTTTCATCACTACTGTGTTGGAAATGGATGGAGCAAAAGTTATATCAGTAATATCAGCAGATGCGGCACGCAAAGTATTATCCGAATTGCAGCCCGATGTTTTAATTTCTGATATTGGGTTGCCTGGCGAGGATGGCTACACTTTCATCCGTAAATTTCGTGCGCTCAAACCAAAGAATGGTGGACGAATCCCGGCTATTGCTTTAACAGCCTATACTGATAGTGAGGCTCGTATCTGTGCCTTAGAAGGTGGCTTTGACACTCATGTATCTAAACCGATTGATCCAGAAGAACTAGTTGAGATAGTAGCTAGCTTGGTTGCTTCTTGTAATTGGTAA
- a CDS encoding VOC family protein translates to MQIIKVLTRVYLSPIDLDETIAFYENLFTEKCWLWFQYSEVELELAGVGSILLIAGSAETLSPFKSTHATFLVDSLNDFKEALIQQGAVILAEPNNVPTGVNMRAMHPDGTIIEYVEFG, encoded by the coding sequence ATGCAAATTATTAAAGTACTAACCAGAGTCTATCTAAGTCCGATAGACTTGGATGAGACGATCGCTTTCTATGAAAACCTTTTTACAGAAAAATGTTGGTTGTGGTTTCAATATTCCGAGGTGGAGTTGGAACTCGCAGGTGTGGGTTCTATTCTTTTAATTGCTGGTTCGGCTGAAACCCTCTCTCCATTCAAAAGTACACACGCAACATTTCTCGTTGACTCCCTCAATGATTTTAAAGAAGCACTTATTCAGCAGGGTGCAGTGATTCTGGCAGAACCTAACAATGTTCCCACTGGAGTTAATATGCGAGCAATGCATCCTGATGGAACCATTATTGAGTATGTTGAGTTTGGATAA
- a CDS encoding class I SAM-dependent methyltransferase yields MTDNILQQQIEYYRARANEYDQWFYRIGRYDRGIENNQRWFNEVAVIKNTLYQIGVVDDILELACGTGIWTQELLSIGKKITAIDASEEVIAINRSKLFSLSVEYHLIDLFAWQPDTEYDLVFFAFWLSHVPPKLLDSFLTKVYQSVRVGGQVFIIDSSFEPTSTANNHILEDDGNIYKTRKLNNGQEFQIFKIFYQPDELKDKLKKVGFQAEVKVTDNYFIYAQGKKV; encoded by the coding sequence ATGACAGATAATATTCTTCAACAACAGATTGAGTACTATCGCGCTAGAGCCAACGAATATGATCAGTGGTTCTATAGGATAGGACGCTACGATCGCGGTATCGAAAACAATCAGCGCTGGTTTAATGAAGTAGCTGTTATCAAAAATACATTATACCAAATTGGCGTGGTGGATGATATTTTAGAGTTAGCATGTGGAACAGGTATCTGGACGCAGGAGCTTTTAAGTATCGGTAAAAAAATTACTGCGATCGATGCCTCTGAAGAAGTGATTGCAATTAATCGCTCTAAGTTATTTTCACTGAGTGTTGAATATCACTTAATTGATTTATTTGCATGGCAACCTGATACTGAATATGATTTAGTGTTCTTTGCCTTTTGGCTCTCTCATGTGCCACCAAAATTACTCGATTCATTTTTGACGAAAGTTTATCAATCTGTTCGCGTTGGTGGACAAGTATTTATCATTGACTCTTCTTTTGAACCGACATCCACGGCTAACAATCATATCCTTGAAGACGACGGAAACATATATAAAACCCGTAAGTTAAATAATGGTCAAGAATTCCAGATTTTCAAGATTTTTTATCAGCCAGATGAACTTAAGGATAAGCTGAAAAAAGTAGGTTTTCAGGCTGAGGTGAAGGTGACAGATAACTATTTTATTTATGCACAGGGGAAAAAGGTTTAA